Within Actinomycetota bacterium, the genomic segment ATCACGGACGAGCGGGCCGAGGTGGTCGACTTCACGGTCCCCTACTTCAGCTCGGACCAGGGCGTACTGGTGAGGAAAGGCACCGACGTCTCCGACCTCGCCGCCGCCAAGGCGCTGCAGTGGGGCGTGCAGGCGAGCACCACCGGGCAGAGCTTCGTCGACGAACAGATCCAGCCGGCCGAGGAGACCAGGGTCTACTCGGAGACGACGCAGGCCTTCACCGCGCTGCAGGCCAACCAGGTGGATGCGGTGCTGCTGGACACCGCCATCGTCCTCGGACAGGCGGCCGAGCCCGGATCGCCCTTCGAGGTGGTCGCCCAGTTCAAGTCCGGGGAGGCCTACGGCGGAATCCTCCCGAAAGGTTCGCCCAACCGGGAAGCTATCGACGAGCACCTGCAGGAAATGATCGACGACGGAACCACCGCCGAACTGAGCGACGAGTTCCTCAAGCCCGAGCTGGGCGGGGACCCCACCAAGGTGCCTTACATCGAGATCCCATAGGGGCTCCCCCTGGTCCCCTCGATAGTCCGGCCGCCGAAGCCCGAGGGCCCGGCGCTCGGGGAGCCGCCTCCCGCCCGCCGCGGTCCCCGCAGAGCCCTGTTGCTGGCGCTGACCGCCGGCCTGGTGGTGGTTCTCATCACCTCGGCCGACGGCCTCGTCCGCTTCGGGCACACGTTCTTGGACCGCGAGATTCTCGCCGAGAGCCTGCCGTCCATCCTCACCGGGTTCTGGATGAACGTGAAGCTGTTCATGGTTGCCGAGGCGCTGGTGCTCGTTTGGGGCCTGGTGGTGGCCCTCGCCCGATCGGCGCCGGGCCCGGAGGCGGCCCCGATGCGCTGGCTGGCCATCGGCTACCTCGACTTTTTCCGGGGGCTCCCCGCTCTGGTCACCATCTACCTGGTCGGTTTCGGGCTGCCCCTCACCGGTATCCCGATCTTCGCCAACCTGTCGCTGTTCAGCCTGGGGGTGCTGGCGCTGACCCTCATCTACGGCGCTTACGTCGCCGAGGTCTACCGGTCGGGAATCGACGCGGTCCACTGGAGCCAGAGCGCAGCGGCCCGTTCGCTGGGGCTGTCGAGGCGGCAGACGATGCGGTTCGTGGTCGTCCCCCAGGCGGTGCGCAAGGTGATCCCGCCCCTGCTGAACGACTTCATCTGCCTGCAGAAGGACACGACGCTGGTGTCGTTGATCGGGGTGCTGGAGGGTTTCAACCGGGCCCGGATCTTCTCCGGCAACCGCTTCAACCTCTCCCCGGTGGTGGGCCTCGGACTTTCATTTGTGATCATCACCATCCCGATGGCCCGCCTGACCGACTACCTGGTCGACCGGGACCAGAAGAGGATGAGGGCTGCGGGATGAGCGCCCTCCTTCAGATCGGGGACGTGCACAAAAGTTTCGGGAGCAACCGGGTCCTGGCCGGGGTCGAGCTGGACATGGAGGAGCACTCGGTCGTGTGCCTGATCGGCG encodes:
- a CDS encoding ABC transporter substrate-binding protein, with the protein product MNKLPRILIVLAFAAAACAGGSEEPSETTTQGGFSPVEDGVLTVATNLPAPGFWNGDDPSAIEGGFEYGIATELAERLGLDGVKVVNVSFDALVAGQARDFDIALSQVTITDERAEVVDFTVPYFSSDQGVLVRKGTDVSDLAAAKALQWGVQASTTGQSFVDEQIQPAEETRVYSETTQAFTALQANQVDAVLLDTAIVLGQAAEPGSPFEVVAQFKSGEAYGGILPKGSPNREAIDEHLQEMIDDGTTAELSDEFLKPELGGDPTKVPYIEIP
- a CDS encoding amino acid ABC transporter permease, producing MLALTAGLVVVLITSADGLVRFGHTFLDREILAESLPSILTGFWMNVKLFMVAEALVLVWGLVVALARSAPGPEAAPMRWLAIGYLDFFRGLPALVTIYLVGFGLPLTGIPIFANLSLFSLGVLALTLIYGAYVAEVYRSGIDAVHWSQSAAARSLGLSRRQTMRFVVVPQAVRKVIPPLLNDFICLQKDTTLVSLIGVLEGFNRARIFSGNRFNLSPVVGLGLSFVIITIPMARLTDYLVDRDQKRMRAAG